The stretch of DNA TGTATCTCAAGCATGataaataattatgatattatatatattaatttgaaaatatcaTTCCATAGACCGGTAAAGCACTTAAATCATATCTTCTGATTTTGATTGCTGTCATATTATGAATCAATTCAGGTCGATTATGATGACGGATGGTGAAAACGAAATACTGGACCTCTCgtgaatatttttctttaaggtGTTAAAGAAGAGCTTTGAGTGAAGAGATTTCAAGAGAAATttcaaaagaaatttaattatttagtgaataaaatccgagtaggtctcttgtgagacgggtcaatcctaccgatattcacaataaaaaagtaatactcttagcataaaaaataatattttttcatggatgacccaaataaaagacccgtctcataaaatacgattcattagaccgtctcacataagtttttgccatgAAATCCAGAATCAACAAGTAAatctatttataatatataaatagtagTTAGCACAAGACCTCTAAAATAACTAACTATCAATTCACACTTAATCTATACTATATTTatcaagtttatgaaatagtGTTAAgaaactttaaatttttttaggttCAATCAGATTGTATTTTGAtcgatgaatttgatttgtCCTGGGTTATTTGATTTCAGAAAATGATATTCTGAAATGATACGACGGATGATTTTAATTAACATTCATCTTGAATGTATTTTGAAttgattataattattattgaaattatataatttgatatataatgaatttgaaattcatttcaatttttttttatccgaccatctcaagaaatttgaaacaatttttttaaatctttcaaatccTACTTGTTATAGCCAAGGTTCTAAAAAGCATGAATCGTCCCGAAGCGTGGATGTCGAGTTTCAAGCTTTTCAAGCTTAAGCGAGATTAGCACATGCTTAACGTGAAAAatcgttttttatttttagtgtaaTTGTAATTGTCTTAAActaataaatagataaaataatacataaatatgataaatttaagtctaatgcattaattctcatatttataaaaagataaaaatctcaaaattgtaatctttatttgtttttgcaacAAGACCACATTAAAAAATActaaatatttgtcaaatcattatcagacatgcttaatcataattaaaataaaaaataaacatctaaattataaacctaatttattattttaaaataaaaagacataccttcaaaataaaaaaatttaaaaataaataaatgcgaTTAATTGTACTTAGTTTACTAAATTAAACGCCTTAATTACGCTTAATTCGGGCAAACTACAGTTTAACCGTTTTTTTTTGGACGTTTTTGTCTAATTTCAAACTTAAGCGGGTCTTTTAGAACACTGGATATAGCTAAATGGGCCAGCCCACAAAATAACCATTGGGCATTAGTCCAATCCCACTTTGTTTCTAATGGTCcacaaatataaacaaaatacaATCCAATTATCCATTTTCCAAGAGGATGAGGCAAATTCACAACGCGCGAAATCAATCGGGAAACTAAGCTTCGGAAGCTCGATGTCCGCACACGATCGCGCGGTAGCTACGGTTCTGGTGCAGCTGTCGCTCACGGCTGACGGTGCGTTCCTCGGATTTGGCCTTGCTTACGTCGCGCTTCCGCTGCGTTCGGAAGTTTTTGGTCACATCATCGGCAATCCGGAAAATTCGCCAATTGCCTTACTCGCAGATTTCGGATCTTCGGTCACTCTGTTCAGACGATAAAATTTCAGCAAATTCTTCTGAAAATAGCGAAAATCATTCGAACAGTGAGGAGGGCGGAAATATAGTGATAGTTAGGGGTATCGTTGAGGCGCAATCTGCAGTGAAAGGGCAATGGACGAATCTTAGGGGTTACGCGAATGATGTGATTGTTTCCGAGGAGTCAGGAGAAAAAGGAGTTATATTAGAACAAACTCAAACTGTatgttctatttatttttttttttttgtgttttacaTCTTTAGTTTAATTTATATATGACCTGATGTTGCTGTTGGCTCTTTAAAAGTAGTTTCagcttgaatttcttcaatttATAGGTTTCCTGAAAGTTAAAATGAATCTGAAATTTTGGAGAATGGGAGGAAGAAAAAGGTTTTGAACTTCACCAATATTTGTATTTGGTGATTTTATGTTGatggaattattatttgaactACTAGAATGATGTGTTGGAAGTTGAATTGAAAGTTGATTTGGATGAGGAGAAAATGATAATTTTGAGCTTTTGCAAGTTTAGATGGATTTGATGGTGCGGAAGCTTTGGAGCATTGGTATTGACGATACTGAGAGAATTGAGTTATAATACAAGAGTTTCTATTCTCCGAGTGATTTTAGAAATATACAGAAGGTTATATGTGGCGTGCTGGCTTCATTTTGGATTTTGTAATAATCTTGAACGAGATATTGTTTCTGACAGCCGCATGAAGCACATTAATAAGTTGTCTTTTTGGGTAATTATGACTCCAAGAAAAACCCACGGTTGGAACGTATTATACCATGATGCTAACCTCTATATGAGCATTGCTTAGGAATGAATGACAGTCTACATAAGTTTATACCCTCTGTAGCATTTAACCAAACTTTTTCATTTGTTCACTTTCTATTATTAATTGACTTATTTCTCTCATATTTTATTTCGAGAAGTATATATACAATGAATGGAGTGGAATACTTGGATGGACTTCAGATCTACGCTCTTTGCTTCCTAGATCCTGGAAAGAGAAAGGGTCTTCCTCAATCAGAATGGTAACTTGTTAAGGTTTCATACATTTATTTGCACTTGATTTTGGGTGATAATATGATTTAATGTGAAATTTTGCAGTTattgatgttttattttctcgcttttttatgtaaaatttttaaactcatgGTTTCGCTATATCTGTAGTTCAGTATTTTCTGACACTATTCAGCATCGTTAATGTTGATGTTGATCTGATGAATGACTAACATTTTCCTATCAGGTTCCCTTTGTTCTTGTTGAAGCAGGAAAAAGATCTGATTGTGTTTATGTCAATATGGAAGGTTCAAGACATCCATTACCGCTCATCACAGTCTATCGCCACGTGCATCCTATCAACGCTTTTCCTAGTACTTTTTTGCAGGCGCTTTTCGGGCATAAATATCCTGTGCGTTCATTCTGAATATATGAATGTCCCATGCTAAAAAGTTTCTTGAGCTGCTTTTTTCTTATTTAtccctaaaatttatttatgtatctCGCAGGTTGGTCTGCTTGACGAAGAGAAAATACTTCCTCTTGGAAAGGATGTAACAGTTGTTGGTAGTTGCAGTTTTAGAGATGGCATTCCTGAGATCAAATCATGCAAAGACCTTCCTTATTTTATGTaaggaaattttcttaaaattcatTTGATAGTTAAGATAATACACTTCAAGATTATCTTTGTTAAGAATTTTGTGGTAGGATTcaagtaatattttttgtggTTCTCATGAGATATTTTAAATCACATACATTTGCATTTATTCTTGGGTTGTTGTTACAATAACTGTGTATACTGAGAATATGGATATCCTATTTTATCGACCTTTAGGAAAATGTGTGAATCCATATCATTA from Primulina tabacum isolate GXHZ01 chromosome 3, ASM2559414v2, whole genome shotgun sequence encodes:
- the LOC142540883 gene encoding LOW QUALITY PROTEIN: E3 ubiquitin-protein ligase SPL2-like (The sequence of the model RefSeq protein was modified relative to this genomic sequence to represent the inferred CDS: deleted 1 base in 1 codon); this translates as MSAHDRAVATVLVQLSLTADGAFLGFGLAYVALRCVRKFLVTSSAIRKIRQLPYSQISDLRSLCSDDKISANSSENSENHSNSEEGGNIVIVRGIVEAQSAVKGQWTNLRGYANDVIVSEESGEKGVILEQTQTYIYNEWSGILGWTSDLRSLLPRSWKEKGSSSIRMVPFVLVEAGKRSDCVYVNMEGSRHPLPLITVYRHVHPINAFPSTFLQALFGHKYPVGLLDEEKILPLGKDVTVVGSCSFRDGIPEIKSCKDLPYFISEMTKDQMISDLSFKTKVLMWSGFIFGSLGICVLAYSVARNWIKWKAWRQQREARRQRDDIDVPSPVAAAEEESADVPDGELCVICLTRRRRSAFIPCGHLVCCQRCALSVEREVSPKCPVCRQSIRSSVRIYDS